AGGGCGCGGCGACCAGCACCTCGGGGTCGTACTCGCGGACGTCCGCCCATTCGCGGGGCCGGGAGTGTGCGCCCGCTTCCTCCATCCCGTAGGTCCCGCCAGCCGTCTCGACCATCTCCGGGACCCAGTGGCCGGCGACCATCACCGGGTCCAGCCAGTCAAGCACCGCTACGCGGGGCGTCGTCTCGGCCCGCGCCGCTGTCGTTTCCACCGCTGCGACGCGGTCCCGGAGGTCCGCGACGAGGTCGGCGGCGCGGTCGTCGCGCCCCACCGCCGTGCCGACCCGGTGGATGGACTCGAACAGGTCATCGAGGCTGTGGACATCGAGCGTCAGCACGTCGGCGTCCAGTCCCAACTCCTCGACGGCCTCGGCGACGATGACGTGGTCGACAGCACACACGTCACAGACGCCCTGCGTGACGATGAGGTCCGGATCCAGTTCGGCCAGCGTGTCGCGGTCGATGGCGTAGACGCCACCGCTCTCCTCGGCAGCCGCGACCTGCTCGTTTATCTCACCGCTGGATGCCTCCGGATCGACGCGCGAGTGATTGACTGACGGCTTCTCGCGGGCCGCTGGCGGATGGTCGCACTCGTGTGAAACACCGACCGGCTCGACGCCGAGCGCGTAGACGATCTCCGTCGCCGAAGGCAGGAGCGTGACGACTCGCATACCCCGACCTTGGTCCGCGCGAACAAAAACGTGCGTCCGCCACCTCGCACGCTTCGTTACGCTTACCCTCTGTCGCCGACGAGACGCGGGCATGGAAGTCAAGTCGCGACACCACCTCCGTTCGGACGAGGTCGACACCATCACGACGGCGCTGGCGGACAACCTCGGTGTCGAACTCGACGCGGACAGCTTCGAGAAGGTCGAGTTCGACGACAGCGACTGGGATGTCGTCCTCGTCGACGGCGACCCGCTTGTACTGTACTTAGATGGCGAGCCGTTCCTGACCGTGCAGGGTGCCAATCAGTATCCACCGGAAAAACACATCGTCACCGTCGACGCCGGGGCTGTCTCCTTTGTCTCGGACGGCGCTGACATCATGCGGCCGGGCATCACCGAGGCCGACGATGATGTCAGCGAGGGCGATCTGGTTGTGATAAACGAGGAGTCCCACGGAAAGTTCCTCGCTGTCGGTCGCGCACAGACCGACGGCGACGACATGGTCGGCGACAGCGGAAAAGTCGTTACATCGCTCCACCACGTCGGCGACGACCTGTTCGAGTTTTCGGTGTAGGGCAGTTCTGCACTCGCTTCAGTCACACCAGCGGTCGGAGCCCAAACCGGTCGAAGCCACGGTCTACCGTGACTCTGAGGAGCGCTTCGACCGCGCCAGCGCCCACGGCAACGCCGAGCAACAGGGGCCAGACGGTGAGATACGACGACAGCGGGTGGAGATGTGTCCCGTACAGCCACTGAGACACCGTGTTGCCGAGTAGCCAGAGCGTCACGAGCACCGGCGCGACAAGCGACAGGCGGCTACAGAGATACAGCGGGACGGCGGCTACGAGGACCATTCCGACGGCGGCGTAGCTGGCCCCGAACGCGAGGGTCGCTGGACCCTGCGACGAGACGTGGACGCCGTTTGCAAATAGCCACGACAACACGGCGACGGCATAGAGGACGCCACCGACGGCCGCGACGGTAATCGGAGTCGTCCTGATGGAGGGCAGGCGCATCGCTGTCGATGTTTGTTCCGCCGCTGGATAACGGTTTGTGCAGTACACGCTGTCCCTGATCAGCACCACGACAGATCAGGGTGTGCTGTGGCGATACGTTCGATGGACGAAAAGTTGAAACGGGTAGCGCACGCCGTGAGTGACATGGGACTGATGAGCAAGATCCTCGGGGAGTCTGGATCCTCTCGAAACACCGAGGATTACGTCGAACTGAACGCGAACGAATTCGAGATGACCGGGACGGAACTCGAACGCCAAGTCCGCATCGCCCGTATCAGCGACAAGCAGGACGTCATCGACATCAAAGACGCCGTCTACGACGGCGACGTGGTCGTCGCTGATATCACGCGCCATTCCACACAGGACCGCACGATGGAACACATCAGCGACGAACTCAAGCAGGTCGCCAACGAGGTCGGCGGCGACATCGTCCAGAAGGACGACGACCAGCTCATCATCACGCCGGCCGGCGTCGGCATCTCCCGGGAACGGCTCGGTCGATAAGGTTGTGACAGCCCGGTCGACAGGACCTCGATGTTTGGTCGTTCTTGTC
The Haloarcula sp. CBA1129 genome window above contains:
- a CDS encoding cobalamin-binding protein; protein product: MRVVTLLPSATEIVYALGVEPVGVSHECDHPPAAREKPSVNHSRVDPEASSGEINEQVAAAEESGGVYAIDRDTLAELDPDLIVTQGVCDVCAVDHVIVAEAVEELGLDADVLTLDVHSLDDLFESIHRVGTAVGRDDRAADLVADLRDRVAAVETTAARAETTPRVAVLDWLDPVMVAGHWVPEMVETAGGTYGMEEAGAHSRPREWADVREYDPEVLVAAPCGFDVAQTRENLDDLTGRPGFEDLTAVRDGRAYVMDGHHYVNRSGPRLVDTLEFLAALIHPDLFETPPRDTVVDLGTVRV
- a CDS encoding RNA-binding protein; this translates as MEVKSRHHLRSDEVDTITTALADNLGVELDADSFEKVEFDDSDWDVVLVDGDPLVLYLDGEPFLTVQGANQYPPEKHIVTVDAGAVSFVSDGADIMRPGITEADDDVSEGDLVVINEESHGKFLAVGRAQTDGDDMVGDSGKVVTSLHHVGDDLFEFSV
- the sepF gene encoding cell division protein SepF, which gives rise to MGLMSKILGESGSSRNTEDYVELNANEFEMTGTELERQVRIARISDKQDVIDIKDAVYDGDVVVADITRHSTQDRTMEHISDELKQVANEVGGDIVQKDDDQLIITPAGVGISRERLGR